In Paramisgurnus dabryanus chromosome 7, PD_genome_1.1, whole genome shotgun sequence, the following are encoded in one genomic region:
- the LOC135751929 gene encoding uncharacterized protein, which translates to MVRSVSPVLNDRVIASDNVGPLESDARTSGQGSNTHDIVESFVDWDEDLIIAWDACDFELHTPVQSLSASMNVQETPVASEQTPELGVNHINQEDNNSEDTELFPYVLTQNLDVQRIVDSEQDPEPLPGNQQAYRNELVTDEQVTDSTGNEVTPEELKDFLHYVWHDYAQFKQFVVDGFAIQDTERRKLLGLIAEIITLLKNPTL; encoded by the exons ATGGTTCGGAGTGTGTCCCCCG TTTTGAATGACAGAGTCATCGCGAGCGATAATGTAGGACCATTGGAGTCTGACGCTAGAACATCTGGTCAAG GGTCGAACACACATGACATAGTAGAGAGCTTTGTAGATTGGGATGAGGATCTGATTATCGCATGGGACGCTTGTGATTTTGAACTACATACACCGGTGCAATCACTATCAGCGTCCATGAATGTACAAGAAACACCTGTGGCTTCCGAACAGACCCCAGAGTTAGGGGTGAATCACATAAACCAAGAAGACAACAATTCTGAGGATACAGAATTGTTCCCATATGTTTTGACCCAGAACCTCGATGTTCAAAGAATCGTGGATTCCGAACAGGACCCGGAGCCACTGCCTGGTAATCAACAGGCCTATAGAAACGAACTTGTGACTGATGAACAGGTCACGGACAGCACAGGAAATGAAGTGACTCCAGAAGAGCTCAAAGACTTTTTGCATTATGTATGGCACGATTATGCACAGTTTAAGCAGTTTGTAGTCGATGGTTTTGCAATCCAGGATACAGAGCGAAGAAAACTGTTGGGGTTAATCGCCGAAATTATCACTCTGTTAAAAAACCCGACTTTGTAA